A part of Lacibacter sp. H407 genomic DNA contains:
- a CDS encoding hydroxysqualene dehydroxylase, with product MPKVVILGGGVAGMSAAHELIERGFEVEVYDRHKQYPGGKARSVNVPTVGPGPEEPLPGEHGFRFFPGFYKHIIDTMERIPFTSKEGDTTRVVDNLVPTERVRMAREGKASITTLVNFPHSFNDLHVLLESMHANTGLTAEEKKFFATKVWQLMTSCFDRRANDYERISWWDYLEADRFSDDYRALLVQGLTRTLVAANARKASTKTGGDIFLQLIFNMTNPGVHTDRVLNGPTNEVWLHPWFTYLTEKGVKYVKHHEVTALQMEKGKITGATLLNRTTNEPVTVTADYYLLAVPVERAAPLFTPEMLAIDPTLQGVVNLAPSVAWMNGVQYFLTDEVNVVDGHCIYSDSAWAVTSISQLQFWKHYDIRTKGNGKIRTVFSVDVSDWDTPGSMDCTNGKPARDCSHEEIKDEVWHQIKASLNVNGQKLVQDETPELWHIDGDIKLIPGSGSREKNEEPLLVNTINSWGLRPDAHTLIPNLFLASDYVRTYTDLATMEGANEAARRAVNSIISVSGSKAKLCEIWNLHEPSILAPLRNHDQKRYEKGLPWQSYEPWWMKLILMVLHALKSIWDFFKGLFSKKKS from the coding sequence ATGCCCAAAGTTGTGATCCTTGGAGGAGGTGTTGCAGGAATGAGTGCTGCACATGAATTGATTGAACGAGGATTTGAAGTGGAAGTGTACGATCGTCATAAACAGTACCCCGGCGGTAAAGCAAGGAGTGTAAATGTACCAACAGTTGGTCCCGGACCGGAAGAGCCGTTACCCGGTGAACATGGATTTCGTTTTTTTCCGGGGTTTTACAAACACATCATCGATACAATGGAACGTATCCCCTTTACCAGCAAAGAAGGGGATACAACAAGAGTGGTTGATAACCTTGTACCAACCGAGCGTGTACGCATGGCACGTGAAGGCAAAGCATCGATTACTACGTTGGTAAATTTTCCGCATTCGTTCAACGATCTGCATGTACTGCTTGAATCAATGCATGCCAACACCGGGCTTACTGCAGAAGAAAAGAAATTCTTTGCAACCAAAGTATGGCAACTGATGACATCTTGTTTCGACAGAAGGGCCAACGATTATGAACGCATCAGTTGGTGGGATTATCTGGAAGCCGATCGTTTCAGTGATGATTACCGTGCTTTACTGGTGCAGGGTTTAACACGAACACTGGTAGCTGCCAATGCACGCAAAGCCAGTACAAAAACCGGCGGTGATATTTTTCTGCAACTCATTTTTAATATGACCAATCCCGGTGTGCACACCGACAGGGTGTTGAATGGCCCCACAAATGAAGTATGGTTACATCCATGGTTCACCTACTTAACAGAAAAAGGCGTAAAGTATGTGAAACATCATGAAGTAACAGCATTGCAAATGGAGAAAGGAAAAATTACAGGCGCAACGCTGCTTAACCGTACAACAAATGAACCGGTAACTGTTACCGCCGATTATTATTTGCTGGCAGTACCTGTTGAACGTGCAGCCCCATTGTTTACACCCGAAATGCTGGCAATTGATCCAACCTTGCAAGGCGTGGTAAATCTTGCACCGAGTGTGGCGTGGATGAATGGTGTGCAATATTTTTTAACGGATGAAGTGAATGTAGTAGATGGTCATTGTATTTACTCCGATTCTGCATGGGCTGTTACATCTATTTCACAACTGCAGTTCTGGAAACATTACGATATACGCACCAAAGGCAACGGAAAAATAAGAACTGTTTTTTCGGTTGATGTATCGGATTGGGATACACCCGGCTCAATGGATTGTACCAACGGTAAGCCTGCAAGAGATTGTTCACATGAAGAAATTAAAGATGAAGTATGGCACCAGATAAAAGCTAGCCTGAATGTGAACGGACAAAAACTGGTGCAGGATGAAACACCTGAGTTGTGGCATATAGATGGAGACATCAAATTGATTCCCGGCTCAGGAAGTCGTGAAAAAAATGAAGAACCTTTGTTGGTGAATACGATCAACTCATGGGGTCTTCGTCCCGATGCACATACGCTGATACCCAATCTTTTTCTTGCATCGGATTATGTACGCACTTACACCGACCTGGCAACTATGGAAGGTGCGAACGAAGCAGCACGCCGTGCTGTGAATTCCATCATCAGTGTATCTGGCAGCAAAGCCAAACTTTGTGAAATATGGAATCTGCATGAACCTTCTATACTTGCACCGCTTCGTAACCACGATCAGAAACGGTATGAAAAAGGATTGCCCTGGCAATCGTATGAACCGTGGTGGATGAAATTAATATTGATGGTGCTCCATGCGCTGAAGTCGATCTGGGATTTTTTCAAAGGACTGTTTTCAAAAAAGAAAAGCTGA
- a CDS encoding MGMT family protein, whose product MPSKKQPQLPKTGKAKEYSFFQDVYDVVRQIPKGRVTSYGAIAAYLGTKLSARMVGWAMNGAHNVKPKVPAQRVVNRNGMLSGKAHFETPTHMEKLLKKDGVAVKNDTVVDFEKRFWDPAVELG is encoded by the coding sequence ATGCCCTCCAAAAAACAACCTCAACTTCCCAAAACGGGTAAAGCAAAAGAATATTCTTTTTTTCAGGATGTATATGATGTGGTGCGACAAATTCCAAAAGGTCGTGTAACATCGTATGGTGCAATTGCTGCTTACCTCGGCACAAAACTTTCTGCACGTATGGTTGGCTGGGCCATGAATGGCGCACATAATGTAAAACCAAAAGTTCCTGCACAACGTGTAGTAAACCGAAACGGCATGCTTAGCGGTAAGGCTCATTTTGAAACGCCTACACATATGGAAAAACTGTTGAAGAAAGATGGTGTTGCCGTAAAGAATGATACAGTTGTTGATTTTGAAAAGCGCTTTTGGGACCCCGCGGTGGAACTGGGGTGA
- the trmB gene encoding tRNA (guanosine(46)-N7)-methyltransferase TrmB, with the protein MLFILLFNNTLQTKVEDEQFRFCLLPLPAMGQKKLIRFAEIETFPNVLQYPQDMKGKWKDFFKNDHPITLELACGKGEYAVGLGRLYPQRNFIGIDLKGNRIWVGAKTALKENLSNVAFVRSQIDQVTNYFNEGEVSEIWITFPDPQLRASKHKKRLTHPRFLRLYQQLLQPGGKIHLKTDSPVLYNFTKKAIDLCGLQVHASTDDVYGLENSSDELKIKTHYERLDIAQSNRIHYLQFSLPATALPLEPDALLKQWVFDTEKD; encoded by the coding sequence ATGTTGTTCATACTCCTGTTCAACAACACATTACAAACAAAAGTTGAAGACGAGCAGTTCCGTTTCTGCTTATTACCTTTGCCCGCTATGGGACAAAAAAAGCTCATCCGTTTTGCTGAAATAGAAACCTTCCCGAATGTGTTACAGTATCCGCAAGACATGAAAGGGAAGTGGAAGGATTTTTTTAAGAACGATCATCCCATCACATTAGAACTGGCTTGTGGTAAAGGTGAATATGCTGTTGGGCTGGGACGTTTATATCCGCAGCGGAATTTTATCGGGATCGATCTAAAAGGCAATCGTATTTGGGTGGGTGCGAAAACTGCGTTGAAAGAAAACTTGAGCAACGTTGCATTTGTACGTTCGCAAATAGACCAGGTAACCAATTATTTTAATGAAGGTGAAGTAAGTGAAATCTGGATCACGTTTCCCGATCCGCAACTCCGTGCTTCCAAACATAAAAAGCGATTAACGCATCCACGTTTTCTGCGTTTGTATCAGCAACTCTTGCAGCCCGGCGGAAAAATTCATTTGAAAACGGACTCACCTGTTTTGTACAACTTCACCAAAAAAGCAATTGATCTCTGCGGCTTACAAGTACATGCTTCAACCGATGATGTGTACGGGCTGGAAAATAGCAGCGATGAGTTGAAGATCAAAACCCATTATGAAAGATTGGACATTGCACAAAGCAACCGCATTCATTATCTGCAATTCAGTTTACCTGCAACCGCTTTACCGCTTGAACCTGACGCCCTGTTAAAACAATGGGTATTTGATACGGAGAAAGACTGA
- a CDS encoding adenylate/guanylate cyclase domain-containing protein gives MKLSLTNWLDSFLPAKLTQDQDSIRRHRLFIIINFLITVFAISYGVLSYFIHFKVGMNAMIVSAIFFFLQPYLLRSGIHLNIMGMVFGIYSFLLNTVLVYYSGGLFISPVTPFIILTPPVVLIFTNYKTASVFALLCVFYVIGFAIVKQRIKVFPFTYEPTYHLMFLTLALAGLVVIFFLITNTFENTKNFALRRLVEKQNELEAEQKRSDRLLLNILPEETAKELKSFGIAKPKRHENVTVMFTDFVEFTKQSENIPADELVSDIDFYFREFDEIISKYNIEKIKTIGDSYMCVAGLNGNDGNDHAVSMIHAAFDIMQFIERTKKERAKRQKPFFNIRIGINSGAVVAGVVGSKKFAYDIWGDSVNVAARLQQSSEPGRINISDSTYLQAKDQFVFTKRGKIAIKNRGELEMYFVDSVLA, from the coding sequence GTGAAATTATCATTAACAAACTGGCTCGATTCTTTTTTACCTGCAAAGCTTACACAGGATCAGGATTCTATACGCAGGCACCGTTTGTTCATCATCATTAATTTTCTGATCACAGTTTTTGCCATCAGCTATGGAGTGCTGAGTTATTTTATTCATTTCAAAGTGGGGATGAATGCGATGATCGTTTCGGCTATCTTCTTTTTTTTACAGCCCTATTTACTGCGATCAGGAATTCATCTTAACATCATGGGAATGGTGTTTGGTATTTACAGTTTCCTGTTGAATACCGTACTTGTGTATTATTCGGGTGGATTATTTATTTCGCCTGTTACACCGTTTATTATTCTTACACCACCTGTGGTGCTCATCTTTACCAATTATAAAACCGCTTCTGTTTTTGCATTGCTTTGTGTGTTTTATGTTATTGGGTTTGCTATTGTAAAACAACGCATCAAAGTATTTCCGTTTACATACGAGCCTACTTATCATTTAATGTTTTTAACGTTGGCGCTTGCAGGATTGGTAGTCATCTTCTTTTTAATAACCAACACCTTTGAAAACACGAAGAATTTTGCATTACGAAGATTGGTTGAAAAGCAAAATGAACTGGAAGCAGAACAGAAACGTTCGGATCGGTTGCTGCTGAACATTTTGCCGGAAGAAACTGCAAAGGAGTTGAAATCATTTGGTATTGCAAAACCTAAGCGACATGAAAATGTAACGGTGATGTTTACTGATTTTGTGGAGTTCACCAAACAGAGCGAAAATATTCCGGCCGATGAATTGGTAAGTGATATTGATTTTTATTTCCGGGAGTTTGATGAGATCATCAGTAAGTATAATATTGAAAAGATCAAAACCATTGGCGACAGTTATATGTGTGTGGCAGGATTGAACGGAAATGATGGGAATGATCATGCAGTGAGTATGATACATGCTGCATTTGATATTATGCAGTTCATAGAAAGAACGAAGAAGGAAAGGGCCAAACGGCAAAAACCATTTTTCAATATCAGAATTGGGATCAACTCCGGTGCTGTAGTGGCGGGTGTGGTAGGCTCTAAAAAGTTTGCCTACGATATCTGGGGCGACTCTGTAAATGTAGCAGCCCGCTTGCAGCAAAGCTCAGAGCCGGGGCGCATCAATATTTCCGACAGTACTTACCTGCAAGCAAAAGATCAGTTTGTATTTACAAAGCGGGGAAAAATTGCCATTAAAAACCGCGGCGAACTGGAAATGTATTTTGTAGACAGTGTGCTTGCCTAA
- a CDS encoding Crp/Fnr family transcriptional regulator encodes MNPSADKLLLFEKVLILKSLRLFSETPETILSELAPLMEETEYQADTVIFKEADIGDCMYIIYKGQVKIHKKQVTLAVLTEKEVFGELSLLDSETRSASATCVTDCFLFKIDQEPFYELLEARPEIARGFIKILCQRLRQQNEKSVAAANA; translated from the coding sequence ATGAATCCATCGGCTGATAAATTATTGTTGTTTGAAAAAGTGTTGATCCTGAAATCGCTCCGGTTGTTCAGCGAAACACCTGAAACTATTTTATCGGAACTGGCACCATTGATGGAAGAAACAGAATACCAGGCCGATACTGTTATTTTCAAAGAAGCAGATATTGGCGACTGTATGTACATCATTTACAAAGGCCAGGTAAAAATTCATAAAAAACAGGTAACGTTAGCTGTGTTAACAGAGAAGGAAGTGTTTGGTGAATTATCGTTACTTGATTCAGAAACAAGATCAGCTTCTGCAACCTGTGTAACAGATTGTTTTTTATTCAAGATCGATCAGGAACCGTTTTATGAATTACTGGAAGCAAGGCCGGAAATTGCAAGAGGATTTATTAAAATACTTTGTCAACGTTTGCGGCAACAAAATGAAAAATCAGTAGCTGCAGCAAATGCTTAG
- a CDS encoding DUF5522 domain-containing protein gives MKNLKEGIDFYYDEHDNIVLTAKYHLDKGYCCGHGCRHCPYDYEAVPEPRRTLVVKERNDALQKTTSTSQNG, from the coding sequence ATGAAAAACTTAAAAGAAGGGATCGACTTTTATTATGATGAGCACGATAACATTGTGCTTACGGCCAAGTACCATCTTGACAAGGGTTATTGTTGCGGCCATGGTTGCCGGCATTGCCCTTACGATTATGAAGCTGTTCCGGAACCTCGTCGTACCTTGGTAGTAAAAGAGCGTAACGATGCCCTCCAAAAAACAACCTCAACTTCCCAAAACGGGTAA
- a CDS encoding transmembrane-type terpene cyclase has product MTIWEYLQESHPWFDTTHYTPLQIGLFFTGAMLWIVAYIVIIRMALKKKTVIIPAAAVICNFGNEVGGAIFWVPDMGNALVLAYWGWMLLDIFIVISLFRYGYKQFTTEFFRKNLRWLIALGLAGSIPLSCFFMVQYDLPMGVIDAYIVNVVMSVAFLSLLFVPDFPEHSIALAWSKFLGTGLISIMFQSKYPDNHFLTVVYLVVAAFDILFLVLMYQKRRKLNLA; this is encoded by the coding sequence ATGACAATCTGGGAATATTTACAGGAATCGCATCCTTGGTTTGATACAACGCATTACACTCCACTACAGATCGGATTATTTTTTACCGGTGCCATGTTGTGGATCGTTGCGTATATCGTCATTATCCGGATGGCACTGAAAAAGAAAACAGTGATCATTCCGGCCGCAGCGGTGATCTGTAATTTTGGAAACGAAGTGGGCGGTGCCATTTTCTGGGTGCCCGATATGGGTAATGCGTTGGTGCTTGCTTACTGGGGTTGGATGTTGCTCGATATATTTATTGTGATCAGCCTGTTCCGCTACGGATATAAACAATTTACAACAGAATTTTTCAGAAAGAACCTGCGTTGGTTGATTGCTTTGGGTTTGGCAGGCAGTATTCCGCTGTCTTGTTTTTTTATGGTGCAATACGATTTACCGATGGGTGTTATTGATGCATACATTGTAAACGTGGTAATGTCGGTGGCATTTTTGAGTTTGTTGTTTGTACCTGATTTCCCGGAACATTCAATTGCACTGGCCTGGTCGAAATTTTTAGGCACAGGTTTGATCAGTATCATGTTTCAATCAAAATATCCCGATAATCATTTTCTAACAGTTGTATATTTAGTCGTGGCAGCATTTGATATCTTGTTTCTTGTATTGATGTATCAAAAGCGACGTAAACTAAACCTGGCGTGA
- a CDS encoding amidohydrolase family protein: MRKTAYLFALLGISGSLAAQQPAKDSTKKDTMPYTAFAKLPLKPERTVKFTAKEGTWMSVDVSPDGQTIAFDLMGDIYTMPIAGGKATAVTKGIAYETHPRFSPDGKKILFTSDRSGSDNIWYIDMEKKDTVQLTKDPTEDFPAAVWTPDGNYIIASKGRRIPKLWIYHKDGGGGTQLYDGFAKTIDPFVSPDGKMVYYSQRNGSWNYNALLPQYQIGTYDRDKGIANTITTRYGSAFTPTLSKDGMWMVYGSRYQDKTGLVLRNMKNGDERWLAYPVQRDEQESIAPQGVLPGMAFTPDSKVLVASYGGKIWRIPVDANSKATEIAFEADMNLEMGPRLYFNYAIKDTSAALATQIRDGVPSPDGKKLAFTVLNRLYVMDYPNGTPKRVTSNNFTEAMPAWSPDGTQLAFVTWNEAEGGHVMKAAFGNKPTVTKLTTEPGFFMFPAWSYNNRIAFFKAPLRLFKDAEDPFYSGAEGELVWMNATGGPITKVDLTVNAGNVHFTKNTDRIFLNGQGGTLISCRWDGTDLKTHVRITGITTYGAVADAHDDHSGHEHTAGTANDVTYVMGKPIMKTSSVNYCMLPEGASNREPQNMPSSAGIILMAPEGNQALAQVNNNVYVVTIPQTGKLPTINVADPSFSSFPSRQLTEIGGEFPAWEADGKKVHWSLGNGHWVYDTERAQFVEDSVKAAKKTETQRLADSVKALLALGPDAKKLADSLAKKSADSLALVLKSDTARAKREALAKEELKKKEKYSPAETQVKVYYQKDLPTGTMLLKNARIITMKGEEVIENGDVLIVNNRIKAVGRTGTLTVPAGAKEIDCTGKTITPGFVDTHSHMWTYWGLHKNTSWIYAANLAYGVTTTRDPQTATSDVLTWSDMVEAGQMPGPRVYSTGPGVGFWMYNLKSLEQTRNVLKQYSKYYNTQYIKMYLVGNRQHRQWVIMAAKEQKLMPTTEGGLDYKLNMTQLFDGYPGHEHAIPIFPLYSDVTKTIAESKMAYTPTLLVAYGGPWAENFYYTTESPVKDPKLNRFTPYEELSAKARRRAGGLGGWFTPEDHVFKKHAQGVNSVVQQGGLAGIGSHGQLQGLGYHWELWSVASGGISPMNALRTATILGATALGLDKELGSVEEGKLADIVIMDNNPLQNIRNTNTIRYVVKNGRLYDGNTLDEVYPTPRKLDVGSWTKEIPKVTTDVKE; the protein is encoded by the coding sequence ATGAGAAAGACTGCATACCTGTTTGCTCTCCTCGGCATTTCAGGTTCACTTGCTGCACAACAACCTGCTAAAGACAGTACAAAAAAAGACACGATGCCTTACACGGCATTTGCAAAACTTCCCCTTAAACCCGAACGCACAGTAAAGTTCACTGCCAAAGAAGGTACATGGATGAGTGTGGATGTGAGTCCTGATGGACAAACCATTGCGTTTGATCTGATGGGAGATATTTATACCATGCCCATAGCAGGTGGTAAAGCAACTGCTGTAACCAAAGGCATTGCTTATGAAACGCATCCACGGTTCAGCCCCGATGGAAAGAAAATTCTTTTCACCAGCGATCGCAGTGGTAGTGATAATATCTGGTACATCGATATGGAGAAGAAAGATACCGTGCAGTTAACAAAGGATCCTACTGAAGATTTTCCTGCTGCCGTTTGGACACCCGATGGTAATTACATCATCGCCAGTAAAGGCCGTCGCATTCCAAAGTTGTGGATCTACCACAAAGATGGTGGCGGTGGTACACAACTGTATGATGGGTTTGCAAAAACAATTGATCCGTTTGTAAGTCCGGATGGTAAAATGGTTTACTACAGTCAGCGCAATGGTTCATGGAATTACAACGCACTGTTACCACAATACCAGATCGGCACGTACGATCGTGATAAAGGAATTGCAAACACCATCACTACACGTTATGGTTCTGCGTTTACACCCACGCTCAGTAAAGATGGTATGTGGATGGTATACGGCAGCCGCTACCAGGATAAAACCGGATTGGTATTACGCAACATGAAAAATGGTGATGAGCGTTGGCTCGCTTATCCGGTACAGCGTGATGAACAGGAAAGCATTGCACCGCAAGGTGTGTTACCCGGTATGGCGTTTACCCCCGACAGTAAGGTTCTCGTTGCCAGCTATGGTGGAAAGATTTGGCGTATTCCCGTTGATGCAAACAGTAAAGCAACTGAAATTGCATTTGAAGCAGATATGAATCTGGAAATGGGCCCTCGTTTGTATTTCAACTATGCCATTAAAGATACAAGCGCAGCACTTGCAACACAAATACGTGATGGCGTTCCCAGCCCCGATGGAAAAAAATTAGCATTCACTGTACTCAACCGTTTGTACGTAATGGATTATCCAAACGGAACACCCAAGCGTGTAACCAGTAACAACTTTACAGAAGCGATGCCTGCGTGGAGCCCCGATGGAACACAGTTGGCGTTTGTAACATGGAATGAAGCCGAAGGCGGTCATGTAATGAAAGCAGCATTTGGTAATAAACCAACTGTAACCAAATTAACAACAGAGCCGGGCTTTTTTATGTTTCCCGCCTGGAGTTACAACAACCGCATTGCCTTTTTTAAAGCACCGCTTCGTTTATTTAAAGATGCAGAAGATCCGTTTTACAGTGGTGCAGAAGGTGAATTGGTGTGGATGAACGCAACAGGTGGCCCCATTACAAAAGTTGATCTTACAGTAAATGCCGGCAATGTACACTTCACAAAAAATACAGATCGCATTTTCTTAAACGGACAGGGAGGTACTCTGATCTCCTGCCGGTGGGATGGTACCGATCTTAAAACACATGTACGCATCACCGGTATTACAACCTATGGTGCAGTTGCCGATGCACATGATGATCATTCAGGTCATGAACATACAGCTGGTACAGCAAATGATGTTACCTATGTAATGGGTAAACCAATCATGAAAACCAGCTCCGTTAATTATTGCATGTTACCCGAAGGAGCAAGTAACCGTGAACCACAGAACATGCCATCATCCGCAGGTATTATTTTGATGGCACCCGAAGGCAACCAGGCATTGGCACAAGTAAACAACAATGTATATGTGGTAACCATTCCGCAAACAGGTAAACTACCAACGATCAATGTTGCAGATCCATCATTCAGCAGTTTTCCTTCCAGACAACTTACAGAAATTGGAGGTGAGTTTCCAGCATGGGAAGCCGATGGAAAGAAAGTTCACTGGAGTTTAGGTAATGGCCATTGGGTGTATGATACAGAGCGTGCACAGTTTGTTGAAGACTCAGTAAAAGCGGCGAAGAAAACCGAAACGCAACGATTGGCTGATAGCGTAAAAGCCTTGTTAGCTCTTGGGCCTGATGCAAAAAAACTGGCTGATTCATTAGCAAAGAAAAGTGCTGATTCGCTTGCCTTAGTGTTGAAATCAGATACAGCACGTGCAAAGCGTGAAGCATTGGCAAAAGAAGAACTAAAGAAGAAAGAAAAATATTCACCAGCTGAAACACAGGTGAAAGTGTATTATCAAAAAGATCTGCCAACTGGTACCATGTTGCTGAAGAATGCACGCATCATTACCATGAAAGGTGAAGAGGTCATCGAGAATGGTGATGTACTCATCGTTAACAATCGTATCAAAGCAGTGGGCAGAACAGGTACACTTACTGTACCTGCCGGAGCAAAGGAGATCGATTGTACCGGTAAAACCATTACACCCGGTTTTGTAGATACACATTCACACATGTGGACGTATTGGGGTTTACATAAAAATACTTCATGGATCTATGCAGCCAATCTTGCATACGGTGTTACAACAACACGTGATCCGCAAACAGCAACCAGCGATGTATTAACGTGGAGCGATATGGTGGAAGCCGGACAAATGCCTGGCCCACGTGTGTACAGTACCGGTCCCGGTGTTGGTTTCTGGATGTATAATTTAAAAAGCCTTGAACAAACCCGCAATGTGTTGAAGCAATACAGCAAGTATTACAACACACAATACATTAAAATGTACCTGGTTGGTAACAGGCAACATCGCCAATGGGTGATCATGGCAGCAAAAGAACAAAAGCTGATGCCTACAACAGAAGGCGGTCTTGATTATAAATTGAACATGACACAATTGTTCGATGGTTATCCCGGTCATGAACATGCCATTCCCATTTTCCCATTATACAGTGATGTAACAAAAACAATCGCAGAAAGTAAAATGGCGTACACACCAACATTGCTTGTTGCTTATGGTGGACCCTGGGCTGAGAATTTCTATTACACAACTGAAAGTCCGGTGAAAGATCCAAAGCTGAATCGCTTTACACCGTATGAAGAGTTAAGTGCAAAAGCACGTCGCAGAGCAGGTGGTTTGGGTGGATGGTTTACACCGGAAGATCATGTGTTTAAAAAACATGCACAAGGCGTAAACAGTGTAGTACAGCAAGGTGGCCTGGCGGGTATTGGCAGTCATGGTCAGTTACAAGGGCTCGGTTATCATTGGGAGTTGTGGAGTGTAGCAAGTGGCGGCATCAGTCCCATGAATGCATTACGTACAGCAACCATTCTCGGTGCTACAGCATTGGGATTAGACAAAGAACTTGGTAGTGTTGAAGAAGGTAAACTTGCAGATATTGTTATCATGGATAATAATCCGCTGCAGAATATCCGCAACACCAATACCATTCGTTATGTGGTAAAGAACGGCCGATTGTATGACGGTAATACATTGGATGAAGTGTATCCTACTCCACGTAAACTCGATGTTGGCAGCTGGACGAAAGAAATTCCGAAGGTGACAACTGACGTGAAAGAATAA